The Phycisphaerae bacterium genome contains the following window.
GGTTCAAACGTAGCCAGATCGGGTGGCGGGTTCAAGGGCTTCGGGGCGACATAAGGGCCGAAACAGGCCAAAAAAGGCCGTTTTGGGGCGACTTAAGGAATCGGAAGCGGTTTCATAAGTGCCTGAAAATAAAGGTTTTGCGGGCGTAATTCAGTGGTAGAATGCCAGCTTCCCAAGCTGGACGTCGTCGGTTCGAATCCGATCGCCCGCTGTGGATATAATTGCTTAGCTGAACGCTAGTTAGCGTACCTGCCGGCGTGAGGCATTACGGCTCAGGAAGCCCAAGATACGTGGTAATTACCACATTACCGCGACGGGCCTCAGGAGTCGTGCAATGCCTCGATCAAAAAGTCCCTCCGTCCCCAGTTACCGTCTCCACAAGCCTTCCGGCCAAGCTGTCGTCCGTCTCAGCGAGCGCGACTACTACCTCGGTCCTCACGGCACCGAGCAAAGCCGGGCGGCGTATGGGCGAAGGTACATCATGATCTCTCCGCTGTTTGCTGATTGGCCCCCCAGGGTTCGATCTGACGCAGACCCTTGGTCGCAAGCGCTCGGTAGCAGTCGGGCAGGTCAAGTTGCTTCAGCACGCCCGGCGAGAAGGACGAGAGCGGCCAGCGGTAATCCTCCGATTCGGCGATTGCCGCGTAGGAGGTGAGCGCATTCTTGAGTGTCAGGCGGACGACCAACGGCGATAACAACGCCGCGAAAGTGGCCGGCAGCGTTCCCCAGCCCCTGGCCGCCAAATGGACCTCGCCGCAGCCGTTGGACTTGAGCCAATCCAGCACGCAAAGGACATCGTGGGTCTTCTGGCCGACATAGGGGTAGTCCAGCATGATCGAGTGGATTGCATAGAAGAAATCGCTGCCGTAAGCGTTGAGAAACGTGTCCTTTCCGCAGGTGTCAGGCCGCGATTCGCCGATGCCGCGCACGTCGCAGGAATAGAACGTCGCCGCGGGCTCCTGGGCGATCAGCTCGGCGATCAGCGGTTCCTCCCGAAGCTCGGCGTCGCTGGACTGGTGAGCCACATACAGTACGGCCCGTCTGCGGTCCTGCGGCGGTCGGGAGTAATGCGGCTCGTCCGAGAGCATGTGCACCAGCGCGTGAACGCCGGGCTCGCTCTGAACTGCGTACGTGGTGCAGTGCTTCTTCGGATACCGGCGTCCCGGCATTGGGCGCAGAATGCGGTCGCGGGCGACGGTATTGCGCTCGGGAAGCTTCAGAACGGACCTCACCGCCTGGAGAAGAACATCGCCCTCGATCGTTTGCCGCCGCTGTGCCAACTGCCTGGATGTGTCCCGTGTGTGGGAATGGACCGACCGCGAGCCGCGCTCGGCCACCTGCCCGCGCGGCGTACACTGGAGCGTTTCGTCTTTCTCGATCACCAGCTCCGGCTCTGTCGCATTGTCCGAGCCGTGCGTCGCCCGGTTGAACCAGCGGTACATCGCCTCTCGGTTTTCGCGGGAGTAGCCGTGCGGGTTGGGCCCGATGAAGAGGGCAATGTTGTTTTCCGCCCCCAGCAACGCATACAGCCTTCGGAGTCGCTCGTACGCCTCGATCGTCCCACGGCAATCGAAGTAGTCCTTCTCCTGGCTCATGACGATGACCGGCTTGGGGGCCATGGCAGCGAGGAAATCGCTATGGTCCAAGCCCAGGGCCAGCGCCCGCGGTGGACACTGCTCGGTGTCCGCGGGCAGCTCGTTCTCCATGTTGCGGCGGAAGGTGGTCACGAAGCACGAAGGGGCGGCCATGGTCCAGCGATCCTCCACCCCGCACAGCCAGGTGGTCATCGTGCCGCCGCCGGAGTTGCCGGTCACGCCCACGTGCTTCGGATCGACCTCCCGGCGGCTCAACAGGTAATCCAGCGCCCGGATTCCGTCCCAGGCCCGCCAGGAGCCGAGGAACTCGCCCACGAGGAACTGCTGATTGCCGCAGTACAGGTGCTCGCGCACGCCCACGCCGATGCGCGACTCGAGGTTCTCGTTGGGATACTGGAGCCGCTCGCCTTGGCCGATTGGATCATAAATGAGGACCACGTACCCCAGCCGGGCGAGCCCCTGGGCAAAGGACTGGTAAGGTCCGGATGCCTTTCCGTTTTCCGAATGCCCACACGTGCCGACCACGGCGGGTCGCGGGGACTTGTCCCCCTTGGGGACATAGAGATTCGCAGTCACCAGGAAACCCGGCCGGCTCTCGAAGATCACCTTGTCGATCCGGTAGGCATCTCGCTCGACGATGCCGGTCACGCGCGGGTTGAGCGGAGTCTTTTCGGGAAATGGCCCGAAGCAGGCGCGAATCCGTTCGCGGACCGTGGTTACGTAGCGCTCGGCGTCCTGCTTCGTCTTGACTTGTGACCGCAGCCGGTCCCCGGCGTCCTGAGCTTCCTGCACGCGACGCACGAAGTACTCCTGGACCATCCGCGGGAACCGGTCGAGAGGCACCAGGGTGTTGGCCGCCGGCTCGGCCGCACACAGCCGCTCGGCCCACCCACACGGTAAGCTCAATCCCAGCAGCCCCAGGCCACAGACCCGGATCATCTCGCGCCGGTCGAGCACGGAAGTCACCGGTCTGGACACCCGGATTTCCTGATGGATAACGGTATTCTCTTTCCTCCCGGGGAGAGGCTTGATCATACATAATTCTCCTCTCGAGAATCTGGTGGGTGAATCATACCCGCCCCCACGCGCTGGGAGAACGGGGGCCACACTGCCCGACAAGCCGAGCCTTTCGCTGGAACCCCAGGCGTGGTACCGTCTTGAGGATAAATGACTGGAGGCAAAGGCATGATGGGTTTCCGGCGAACTTGGCTCTGCACCGCCGTGCTCTGCATCCCGCCCTTCGCCTTGCAGGCAGCGGCAGCCGAAATGGTGCCCTACACCCGGCGGTGGGACGTCAAGCTCGAATCGCTCAGGCTGGAAGAACTCCTCTCCAAGCTGGACCTCAGTGCCGCAGGACTTGAAGGTGCGAAGGCGGCGGCCGAACGCCGAAATCGAACCGCATCGCTGTCCGCCGTGCGCGATTACTACCGCAAGCGGTACCCTCTCGCCGGCCAGCCCACCCGAGCCACTGGAGGCCAGTTCCAGACAGCCGATCAGGTCGTCAACCACGTGTTCCAATGGGGACCGTATGAACCGGCGGACTACGGGAAGGACGTGGACTGGAAAGCGGACCCGCGCGGCGACATCGAATGGGTCGCGGCCATGTACCGCTTCCACTGGGCGGACCCGCTGGCCAGGGCCTACGCGGCCACCCGAGACGACAAGTACGCGCAAGCCTTCGTCGAACTCACCAGCGATTGGATACGCAAGCACCCTCTGGAGGACTGGACCGCGACACACCCGGTGTACAAGAGCTGGCGCGGCTTTGCCTGGCTCGATCTGCAGACCGGGATTCGGGCAGGTCGGATGTGCAATGCCTTCAAGATACTCGTGCATTCCGAGGCCTTCACGCCTGAGTTCCTGGGCGTGTTGCTGGCCAGCCTGTACGACCATCAGGTCAAGACCCGGACGATTCCCATGGGCATGGTACACAATAAGGCCATCTTCGAGCAGCGCGGCTTCGTGAATGTCGCCACCACTTTCCCCGAGTTTAAAGAGAGTCGGGCCTGGATCGAGCTGGGCATGGAGCGAGCACGAGAAAACCTCCTCGAACAGGTGACCGTGGATGGCGTCCAGCGCGAATGGTGCGGCGGCTATCACCTGGCGGTGCTGAACGACGCGGTGGACATCATGAACCAGGCCTCATCAGCGGGCGTCCGCGTTCCGGACGATTACCGCCGCCGGGTGCATGCAATGTACGACTACGTTTTCGGTATCGCCACCCCGGACCTGGGCTTCCCGATGTTCGGGGATACCGCCCGACCGCTGAGTGCAACACAGGACCGGTCCAGATGGCCGCTCTATTCCGTTCTGTTCCAGGCCAGCAGCCTGCTGGGCGAGCCGAAGTACGCCGCCCTGGCCCGGCTGGACCAGAAGCAACTGCCTACACGGGCGAGCGTGGCCTTTCGGGACGCGGGCCTCTGCGTGATGCGATCCGGCTGGGGACCGGATCAGGTCTACCTCGCGATGCACTGCCCGCCGCCCGGCATCTCCGGCCACGACCAGCCGGACAACGGCACGTTTGAGCTGTGGGCCTACGGCCGATGGCTTATGACCGACACCGGTTTCTACACCTACGGCCACGATGCCGCAGGCCGGGCCTGGCATCGCCGGACCCGCGTGCATCAGACATTGACACTGGATGAAAAGGACTCGAGGATCAAGGGAACCCTGAAACTCTGGTCCACATCGCCCACCTGCGATGCGGCTGCATTCGAGAACGAAGCCTATCCGGACCTCCTGCACCGCCGGAGCGTGTGGTTCGTAGATCACCAGTGGTTCGTGATCCTCGACGAGGCCATCGGCGCCGCCTCAGGCCGTCTCGACCTGCATTTTCAACTGGCCGCGGGTGATGCCACGCTCAACGGCCAACGCAAGCTGGCCAAGACCGGCTTTGACGATGCCAATGTGCTCGTATGGACCGACCCGGATGCGCCGGTCACGATGACGGAGGAAGAGGGCTGGTTTGCCTGGGCATACGGCCAGCGGAAGCCGCGGAAGGCCTTTCGCTACCGGCACGCTTCGGGAGCGCCGGCATGGTTTCTTACCGCCCTCGTGCCCTATCGCGGAATCGAGCCCCCGCAGCTTTCGGTCGCGCTTGCTCCGGGATTCTCGACCGGTTCGCCCGAAGCCGAGATCACTGTTCAAGCCTTCGGTCGGCAGTGGCACCTCGGCCGGGACCTGCGCCGACAGGAAGCCTGGTGCCGCGAAGCGCCGGGCGCTCGCCGCTGAGGAAGGTCATAGTGACAGGGGATGCTCTCTATCGTGAGTGGACACAGGAGCGCAACTGACGCTCGCGTTCATTGAGCCCATCCAGGAAAGACTGCACGGATCTGCGACTGATCCGCCGCGAGCGCGGGCCCAACTCCGCTTAGAAGGGTGCGGTCGAAGCGAACCGAAACATCTTCAGGTTACCCGCGATGGCCCGCACCGGGAACCAGGTGGCGTTCTCCAGCACATCATCCGGGTTGCCGATTTGCACTTACCTCATCTCACTGCCGGATTTCGGCTCGTGACCGCATCGCAGTCCCATTGCCGTGACCGCTGATCGGACCGCGGCTATGATGGCCACCATGTGCGCTCCCAAACCTCTGTTCCTGCCTGGGCCGGTCGCTTCATCATGCTCTTGCTGGTATGCGATTTTGGCTCTGGCGGTTCTGACCGTTGCTGCGGATCTCTTTCGTGGGCAGGCGGTCCTCGCCAGCGAGTCCAACACCCCTCAGCCCATCGCCCAATCCAGCCATGGGGCGCTTGCCAGCCGGCCGGCTGCACCGGCCCGCGATCGGGCGCGGATTGTGCGTGTGGCCGTTGTCCAGGCCGGCGCCGATCACTATGCCAAGGGCAATCCCGGACCGGCGGCCAACTTTGAGGTCCTTGCCGGGGAGGCCCGCAAGGCGGCTGCCGCCCGGCCGCGGCCGGACGTGATCGTCTTTCCTGAGTTTGCCATCTCCGGCTGGCCATACCCCAGTGAAGAGCGCATCAACTTGCTTGCGGAGCCAGTCCCCGGCGACGGGCTTTGGTATAACCGACACCGCGACCTGGCCCGTGAGACCGGCGTCGCCGTGCTCGCCTGGCTGCTCGATCTGGACAGCGGCCGCCGCTACAACACCGCATGCCTGATCGATGGTCGGGGGCGATTCCGTGGGAAGTACCACAAGGTGCAGACGACGCTGGGCGAGCAGGGCTGGTGGGGCTGGTCGAGGGGTCAGCGGTTTGAGGTGCTGGAACTCGACGGCGTGGGTTACGGCATCAGCATCTGTGCGGACATGTGGTTTCCCGAGACGGTGCGATGCCTGGAACTGATGGGCGCCGATGTCATCCTGCACCAGTCGATCGGAGACGACATGGAGCGCGTCGTCCCAACACGGGCCATGGACAGCCTGTTGCCGATCGCGATGGCCATTTTCCAGGGCGGCTGCTACGCGGTGGACGCGGAGGGCAGCGTATTGGGGAAGCTGCCACGGGAACAGCCGGGTTGGAAGGTGTTCAGTTTTCAGCCGTTCCGCCGATCTTTCGGGACCAAGTACGGCGGGCGGCACGATGAGCGGCAGATCAGGCACAATGTGCGCAACCCGCGGGCGTACTCGATCCTCGCCGATCCCTCAACGCGGCCGCCGTGGACCGAAGTCTTCCTTGACAGTCAGGGGCGCCCGCAGACTCGTGAACAGATTCTGCGCCAGTTCCACGGTCATTACGACGCCGATGACCCCGATTCGCCCGCCGCGGCAACCACGGCGCCGGCCCAATGAACAGGGGGGAGAACATCCGGACGTGAGTGAATCGCGGACGGCACAGAAGGCACCGGCGCGCACGGGCCCACCTTCCTGAGCCAGACCTGGCGGATGATCATCTCGCCGCCCGGACACCCGCGCCGATGAAGAGGAGGAAAGCCACCACCAGGACTATTCTGTCGGAGCAAGATGAGCTTGCCCGCCATTCGCCTTGGATCTGCGGCATTGTCTTTCCGTCGGGTCTCACACTCATTGGCCGTCCCGAATATCGATCCAGTCGAACTCGACCGTCCCGCTGACAACTCTTGGGTACCTCACCGGCGGTCTCCCCAAACCCAGGCAGGCTCCGCCGTTGTACTGCGCGCCGAATGCATCAGCCACTTGTCGGGCTCCGTTCGATCTGGGTATAGTGCCCGTTACCTGTCCTGGAGAAAACGCCATGAGACCCCCGCTAGCCGCCGTACCCGGAGTGATTCTGATCGCCTGCTGCCCCCCGGCTCTTGCCGAGGACATCAGGTTCCGCACCATCACGATCTGCAATGATTTTCCGAGCGCCTACCACACGGCCGCTGCACACATGAATAAGGACGGCCGCCCGGATATCCTCGTGCTCGGGGAGCCGCCCGGAACGGTGGACTGGTTCGAGAATCCCGGGCGGATGGACGCTCCCTGGCCCCGGCACCCGATCACAGGAGACCAGACCCGGCGGAACATCGATCTGGCAGTCGAAGACGTGGACCGCAATGGGTGCTTCGATGTGGTGGTGGCAAGCGACTTCGAGTGGGCGAACAGCGATCATGACAGCCTGGTCTCATGGTTCCGCCAGACGGCGCCGGGAGGAGCGGAATGGACCGGTGTCCGCATCTGCTCCGTGCCGACAGCGCATCGGGTGCGATGGATGGACGTGGATGGGGATAAGCGCAATGAGCTGGTGGTTGTGCCCGTGCTCGGGCGCGGGGCCAAGCCACCGACCTACCGACAGGCGGCGGTGCCGATTACGTGCCACTGGGTACCGAAGGACCCGGTCCATGAGCCATGGCTGACTCGGGTCATCGACAGAGATATGACCATCGTGCACGGCGCTTCCTCCATCGACTGGAACGGGGACGGAAAGGACGACCTGCTGACCGCCTCAAATCAGGGCATTCACCTTTTCCTGAGCGAGGGCGAAGGGCGGAATGTGCGTTGGCCCAAGCGGCAGCTTGCAGCGGGCCATCAGGGCGAGGCGCCCAACCAGGGATCGAGCGAGGTGGAGGTAGGAAAGAGCAAGCCCGGACGATTCCTTGCGGCGGTCGAGCCGTGGCATGGAAACGAGGTGGTCGTCTATACGCCGCCGGCCGGGGGGCCCGATGCGCCGGGTTTGTGGAAGCGGCAGGTCCTCGATGACTCCTTCAAATCCGGCCACGCACTGGTCTGCGTCGATCTCGACGGAGATGGAACCGACGAGATTGTGGCCGGCTACCGCGGCGAGGGGACAAGCCTCTATGGCTATCGCCTCGCGCCCGGTCCAAACGGGCGTTGGCAGCGGTTCGCGATTGACCCAGGCGCGATCGCGGCACAGGGCTGCACGGCCGCGGACATCAACGGCGACGGACGGATGGACATCGTGGCCGTCGGGGGGAGCACGCACAACGTAAAGCTGTATCTCAACGAGACGTCGCCTGCCAGCCGGCCGACAGAGTGAACTCGTCGACACAACAATAAGACTGGGTTGCGGCCTCCGTGCAGCGTGTGCCGGGATGCTCCACGCTTCGCTGATCACTCCACATCTGGCACGCACCAGCCCAGACGTTAAAAGTTGGCCTCCTCGAAGCGGCTCAGGTCGAACTTCGGCTTGCCATCCAGAGCCAGGCCCGGCCCGGTCCGCGGCCACGGGTGCGGTCGCGCGAAATGCACGCGTTTGTCCATCTCGCCATTCGCGGTGGTGTTCCCCTTTCGGGCCTATCCGAGAATGACCCATCGAGATCGACGCCTGCCGCGTTCGGTTGGAAACCGGTGCTACAGTCCTTTCAGCCGGCACGCCCTGGACTGATGGTTCCCTCGCGGCGGACCTCGACGGGCTTGCCCCGCCAGGTGATCTGCGGATCTCCGAAGCCGTGGAAGACGCGGACCTTCGCGGCCTGGGCAAGGTCTCTGTCGTCCGTGGCCTGTATCGTGAACAGGGCTCCCCGGGCGTAGCTACGCTTGCTCCATTGCAGCGCGTAAAACGCCACGAATTGCGGGCTCTCCAGGACAAAGCCCCACGGCGGCAGCAGAACGGCGCCGCCGAACTTGGACTCAACTGGAGCGTTCTGCGAACCGAAGTTCACAACCACCGTGGTGGGATTGCGTTCGCCGTAGGTGGCCCGGCGGACCGCCCCGTTCGGGGTGAGGAATTCAAGATTGGTAAGGCGGTCGTGGGCGGTGGCCTGATGCAGCGGGCCCAGTATCTCGTGCGTGTTCTTCAGGAAGGCATCGGTCGGATGAAGGCCTTCCGCCCAGCCGCCGTCCGTCCGGGTGAAACAGGCGCGGTCGCCAGCCGCGGCTTTGGCTTCCGTCTTCTCCTTCCAGTAGAGATGGTCGGGGATGGAGTGGTAGTTCAGCGGGCGGGCCGCCAGCAGGTGATGGGCGACATACTCACCAGCCTGATCGGCGTCGTACTCGTACTTGCCGTAGCAGACTTGGCAATCGTGGTAGACCATTTCCCAGAAGGGTATGACTTTCGCGCCGAGCGTTTCCGGCTGGAGGTTGTGGTAGTAGCGGCCGTAGACGCCGGTCAGCCCTTCGAAGAAGTCGCTGTGCGGCAGGGCCCATTCGCGGCCGCACTCGCTGCCGAACAGGCCGAACATCTCGCGGGCCTTGTTGCTCAGCTTGATCTTCCAGGCGATGTCGTCGTTGCGGCCAAGGGGGTGATTGGGGTCGGCGCATTCGCGCGGGCCCACGGCGTAGGTCGTGTCGATGAAGTAGCACCAGGGCTTGAAGAGCCTGTGGATCTCGGGCAGGTTCTGCGGGCGCATGGCCAGCTCGACCTGCTTGGAGGCGCAGACCATGTACGCTCGGCCGCCCAGCCACCCCCCACCCTGGATCAGCGAGCCGTCGGAGCGTTTTTCGATGACGGCCGGGTCCCAGCTTTTCGCGTTGCGGTACATGTCCTGGTAGTTGTCGTGCAGGCAGGCGACGTAGCCGAGATCCTGGATACGCCGGACCGCATCAGCCAGGGCCGGGTTGCCGCCACACTCGGGATTGGCCGGGAGGTTATCCGGGTGGCGACAATCGTAGCCGCCCTCAGTCCAGCCGCCAAGGGTAAAGAGGCAGCGGGAAATTTCAAGATCCTTGCGGAGGTGTTCGGCAATCTGAGCGGCCTCGCTGAACGTCCAGTGGACCTTGACCGATTCCTCCTTGGTGCTCTCGTCGCTCATCCGCCGCTCCAGGCAGATCCAGAGCTTGAAGTTGGCGGCCCCCAGAAGCAACTCGGTGTGCGGGTCGCGGCGAATGCGGTCGCGCAGGGTGACACCCAGGCCCTTGGCCTCCGCGATCCGACGGTACCCCGCCGCCAGCGCGTTCCAATCGCCCTTGCCCAGAGGCCAGAGGCGAACAGAGCGAGCCGAGCGCTTCAGCGTGAGGGCGGTGGCGATCTTCTGACGATACGCTTGGGCTTGGAGAAGCGTGCTCTCGATATCCACCCAGACGTCGGCGTCGCCCCAGGTCACGGCCAGCGCGGCGTCCTTCTTGAGCAGGCCCAGCATGTTCATGTGGCAGCCCTCGTACTCGGACGTGCCGAAGGCCTGTTTGAAGGCCACGCCGCTGTCACCCGGAATGAGCAGCCCCTCGCGGCAGGGCACAACAATCGAGCCGGCCTCGCGGTCGGTGACGACCAGTGCGTCCTCCAGCACGCGGATGTCGCCTAGGTTCCCGCCTTCGTAGCGGATTTCCAGGCAGCGGCCAGCATCGGTCAGCTCGAAGGCGACGGTTGCTCCCGTCTTCTTGGCCAATCGGACAATCGTGCCTGTGCCGGTGATTTCGTCGAAGCTGCCTTCCAGGCCGGCGGCCGTTCCAGGACTGGCAACGCCTTCCGATGGCCATCGCACGCCCGAAGCCTTGTCGGTGAGGCACCAGACGCCGCTCCGCGAGTCGATCTCCACGCGCAGGGCAGAGCTCTCCAGTCGGGCGGGCTCCGCCGTCGCGGCAAGGAGCACCTGGAGAACGGTTCGTAAGACCACTGCTGCAGCCGACATCGGGAGCTCCTTTCCGAGTGGACTTTCAGCCCAAGAACAGGGCCGGCATTCCGTTCTACGGAAACCGTCAATTCAACAACGCCAGCGATGGTTCACATGCTGACCGGGGTGCGTTAAGTGGACCTGCTCGCCCCATGCGATCGCGGCTTCGATAAGAGAGTCTTTGGGCGGGCCGCCACGTGCGACCATCTCGCGTGGAATCGCGGTCCGGTCTGGAATACCACGCCTTGTGGGTCGGGTCATGTGTGCCACTCGAAGCCGAGTATCTTTCCCCACCGACAAGGCAATGCCAGCAGCAGGTCGGCAACATGGCCCCATTCTACCTCGGACGAGGGCAAAATAGGCAAATCACGCCCAGAAGACGTGGACGTTGTGTTTCGTTTGCCTTTTTGATAGGCTGGTCTGGAATGCAGGTAGAGGTCGTCATGCGA
Protein-coding sequences here:
- a CDS encoding carbon-nitrogen hydrolase family protein, which gives rise to MCAPKPLFLPGPVASSCSCWYAILALAVLTVAADLFRGQAVLASESNTPQPIAQSSHGALASRPAAPARDRARIVRVAVVQAGADHYAKGNPGPAANFEVLAGEARKAAAARPRPDVIVFPEFAISGWPYPSEERINLLAEPVPGDGLWYNRHRDLARETGVAVLAWLLDLDSGRRYNTACLIDGRGRFRGKYHKVQTTLGEQGWWGWSRGQRFEVLELDGVGYGISICADMWFPETVRCLELMGADVILHQSIGDDMERVVPTRAMDSLLPIAMAIFQGGCYAVDAEGSVLGKLPREQPGWKVFSFQPFRRSFGTKYGGRHDERQIRHNVRNPRAYSILADPSTRPPWTEVFLDSQGRPQTREQILRQFHGHYDADDPDSPAAATTAPAQ
- a CDS encoding VCBS repeat-containing protein, which translates into the protein MRPPLAAVPGVILIACCPPALAEDIRFRTITICNDFPSAYHTAAAHMNKDGRPDILVLGEPPGTVDWFENPGRMDAPWPRHPITGDQTRRNIDLAVEDVDRNGCFDVVVASDFEWANSDHDSLVSWFRQTAPGGAEWTGVRICSVPTAHRVRWMDVDGDKRNELVVVPVLGRGAKPPTYRQAAVPITCHWVPKDPVHEPWLTRVIDRDMTIVHGASSIDWNGDGKDDLLTASNQGIHLFLSEGEGRNVRWPKRQLAAGHQGEAPNQGSSEVEVGKSKPGRFLAAVEPWHGNEVVVYTPPAGGPDAPGLWKRQVLDDSFKSGHALVCVDLDGDGTDEIVAGYRGEGTSLYGYRLAPGPNGRWQRFAIDPGAIAAQGCTAADINGDGRMDIVAVGGSTHNVKLYLNETSPASRPTE
- a CDS encoding alginate lyase family protein, translated to MMGFRRTWLCTAVLCIPPFALQAAAAEMVPYTRRWDVKLESLRLEELLSKLDLSAAGLEGAKAAAERRNRTASLSAVRDYYRKRYPLAGQPTRATGGQFQTADQVVNHVFQWGPYEPADYGKDVDWKADPRGDIEWVAAMYRFHWADPLARAYAATRDDKYAQAFVELTSDWIRKHPLEDWTATHPVYKSWRGFAWLDLQTGIRAGRMCNAFKILVHSEAFTPEFLGVLLASLYDHQVKTRTIPMGMVHNKAIFEQRGFVNVATTFPEFKESRAWIELGMERARENLLEQVTVDGVQREWCGGYHLAVLNDAVDIMNQASSAGVRVPDDYRRRVHAMYDYVFGIATPDLGFPMFGDTARPLSATQDRSRWPLYSVLFQASSLLGEPKYAALARLDQKQLPTRASVAFRDAGLCVMRSGWGPDQVYLAMHCPPPGISGHDQPDNGTFELWAYGRWLMTDTGFYTYGHDAAGRAWHRRTRVHQTLTLDEKDSRIKGTLKLWSTSPTCDAAAFENEAYPDLLHRRSVWFVDHQWFVILDEAIGAASGRLDLHFQLAAGDATLNGQRKLAKTGFDDANVLVWTDPDAPVTMTEEEGWFAWAYGQRKPRKAFRYRHASGAPAWFLTALVPYRGIEPPQLSVALAPGFSTGSPEAEITVQAFGRQWHLGRDLRRQEAWCREAPGARR
- a CDS encoding prolyl oligopeptidase family serine peptidase, whose translation is MIRVCGLGLLGLSLPCGWAERLCAAEPAANTLVPLDRFPRMVQEYFVRRVQEAQDAGDRLRSQVKTKQDAERYVTTVRERIRACFGPFPEKTPLNPRVTGIVERDAYRIDKVIFESRPGFLVTANLYVPKGDKSPRPAVVGTCGHSENGKASGPYQSFAQGLARLGYVVLIYDPIGQGERLQYPNENLESRIGVGVREHLYCGNQQFLVGEFLGSWRAWDGIRALDYLLSRREVDPKHVGVTGNSGGGTMTTWLCGVEDRWTMAAPSCFVTTFRRNMENELPADTEQCPPRALALGLDHSDFLAAMAPKPVIVMSQEKDYFDCRGTIEAYERLRRLYALLGAENNIALFIGPNPHGYSRENREAMYRWFNRATHGSDNATEPELVIEKDETLQCTPRGQVAERGSRSVHSHTRDTSRQLAQRRQTIEGDVLLQAVRSVLKLPERNTVARDRILRPMPGRRYPKKHCTTYAVQSEPGVHALVHMLSDEPHYSRPPQDRRRAVLYVAHQSSDAELREEPLIAELIAQEPAATFYSCDVRGIGESRPDTCGKDTFLNAYGSDFFYAIHSIMLDYPYVGQKTHDVLCVLDWLKSNGCGEVHLAARGWGTLPATFAALLSPLVVRLTLKNALTSYAAIAESEDYRWPLSSFSPGVLKQLDLPDCYRALATKGLRQIEPWGANQQTAERS